A single region of the Leptolyngbyaceae cyanobacterium genome encodes:
- a CDS encoding DUF3611 family protein produces MVDMQTQPEKTLVSPTKQRISSIFRWVGWIGFWIELGLATSAGLALLFSISGRNFADETNPGIGVGIFWAIAGFLALCFSVFLAFRYTRIGKRLASPNPVTHPSKADTMQLLRLATIVGLVGIFLCLLGGGSTLGVMVAKSVSQPPGVAITDANKIVRALDVFVAVANVNTLAGHFVGILAALGLLDWLHRD; encoded by the coding sequence ATGGTAGATATGCAAACTCAACCAGAAAAAACTTTAGTTTCTCCAACGAAACAAAGAATTTCTAGCATATTTCGCTGGGTAGGTTGGATTGGTTTTTGGATTGAATTAGGACTAGCAACTTCTGCTGGTTTAGCTTTGTTGTTTTCGATTTCGGGGCGTAACTTCGCCGATGAAACTAATCCCGGAATAGGGGTTGGGATATTTTGGGCTATTGCTGGATTTTTAGCCTTGTGCTTTAGTGTATTTTTAGCTTTCCGTTATACTCGCATTGGCAAACGTTTAGCAAGTCCTAATCCGGTAACCCATCCCAGCAAAGCAGATACCATGCAATTGTTGCGATTGGCGACAATTGTGGGTTTAGTAGGGATATTTTTATGTCTTTTGGGTGGCGGTTCAACGTTAGGAGTAATGGTAGCGAAATCAGTTTCTCAACCGCCAGGGGTAGCGATTACGGATGCCAATAAAATTGTCAGAGCGCTGGATGTTTTTGTGGCAGTAGCAAATGTTAATACGCTGGCGGGTCATTTTGTAGGTATTTTAGCTGCACTGGGATTACTAGATTGGTTGCATCGGGATTAA
- a CDS encoding ion transporter, translated as MNDLNTTEERKELQKERSEILEQLEDWLETPMLLLGLAWLALLVVDLIWGLNPILEVISNVIWIIFILDFALRFTIADRKIAYIKQSWLTALSLMLPALRLFRIARVFRLLRATRGVRLVRVITSLNRGMRSLRSSMDRRGFGYIAALTLVVILVGAAGMYAFENNTPDGRGLHNYGAALWWTAMLMTTMGSEYWPQTPEGRVLCLILALYAFAVFGYVTATLATFFIGRDAENDRAEIAGTKSITALHEEIAALRAEIQTLTRQKSTEG; from the coding sequence ATGAACGATCTAAACACAACCGAGGAAAGAAAAGAACTTCAAAAAGAACGAAGTGAAATACTCGAACAACTAGAAGACTGGCTAGAAACACCAATGCTACTACTAGGTTTAGCATGGTTAGCTTTATTAGTTGTCGATTTAATCTGGGGTTTAAATCCCATTTTAGAAGTTATTAGCAACGTTATTTGGATTATTTTTATACTCGATTTCGCATTAAGATTTACCATAGCCGATCGCAAAATTGCTTATATCAAACAAAGCTGGCTAACCGCCCTTTCCCTGATGTTACCAGCCTTGCGCCTTTTCCGAATCGCGCGAGTTTTTCGCTTACTAAGAGCAACTCGCGGAGTACGACTGGTGCGAGTTATTACTTCGTTAAATCGAGGAATGCGATCGCTTAGATCCAGTATGGATAGACGGGGTTTCGGTTACATCGCTGCTCTAACTTTAGTCGTAATTTTAGTCGGCGCAGCGGGAATGTATGCCTTTGAAAATAATACCCCAGATGGGCGCGGATTACATAATTACGGTGCAGCCTTATGGTGGACGGCCATGCTGATGACCACGATGGGATCGGAATATTGGCCGCAAACTCCAGAGGGAAGAGTACTTTGTTTGATACTGGCGCTGTATGCTTTCGCTGTTTTTGGCTACGTAACGGCAACACTCGCCACCTTTTTTATCGGTCGCGATGCAGAAAACGATCGAGCAGAAATCGCAGGTACCAAATCTATTACTGCCTTACATGAAGAAATTGCCGCATTACGTGCTGAAATTCAAACTCTTACCCGTCAAAAATCAACTGAGGGATGA
- a CDS encoding glutathione S-transferase family protein: protein MTQPNLPQNTDIKTTSTKKKGKSLPPKIIIWLGKFVWTTIWQIMMSNLAPRNQTGEYIRPSSQFRNFIEKEEGNNYPPATGRYQLFVGMGCPWAHRTLVVRTLKGLEDAISVAIVSPSPIEGGWVFNQEEEGCRTLAELYQLAQPGYTGRSTVPVLWDKQTKTIVNNESAEIIVMLNSQFNEFAKNPNLDLYPEELKEKIDYWNEKTYHSVNNGVYRCGFAQTQAAYETACNELFTALDEIDATLANSRYLCGDKLTLADVRLFTTLFRFDIVYYGLFKCNRKRIRDYQNLGPYLRDLYQQPGVANTCDRESVKQDYYGNLFPLNPGGIIPLGPDMDNLLEPHDRG, encoded by the coding sequence ATGACACAACCTAACCTTCCTCAAAACACCGATATCAAAACAACATCAACTAAAAAGAAAGGAAAATCTCTTCCGCCCAAAATCATCATCTGGCTGGGAAAATTTGTCTGGACTACCATCTGGCAAATCATGATGTCAAATTTAGCACCTCGCAATCAAACAGGAGAATATATTCGCCCCAGCAGCCAATTCCGCAATTTTATCGAAAAAGAAGAAGGAAATAACTACCCACCAGCCACCGGACGCTATCAATTATTTGTCGGAATGGGTTGTCCTTGGGCACATCGCACCTTGGTAGTCAGGACTTTGAAAGGTTTAGAAGATGCGATTTCAGTTGCGATCGTATCTCCTTCACCCATCGAAGGCGGTTGGGTATTCAACCAGGAAGAAGAAGGTTGTCGTACTCTGGCAGAACTGTATCAACTGGCACAACCAGGATATACCGGACGTTCCACCGTACCAGTTTTATGGGATAAACAAACAAAGACGATCGTGAATAACGAAAGTGCAGAAATCATCGTCATGTTAAATTCTCAATTTAACGAGTTCGCTAAAAATCCCAACCTCGATCTTTACCCAGAAGAACTCAAAGAAAAAATTGATTATTGGAACGAAAAAACTTATCATTCAGTTAATAACGGCGTATATCGTTGCGGCTTTGCTCAAACCCAAGCCGCTTATGAAACAGCTTGCAATGAATTATTCACAGCTTTAGATGAAATTGACGCAACACTTGCAAATAGCCGATATCTTTGTGGGGATAAATTAACTTTAGCAGACGTGCGTTTATTTACAACTTTGTTCCGCTTTGATATAGTTTATTACGGCTTATTTAAGTGCAACCGCAAACGCATTCGTGACTATCAAAATTTAGGGCCATATTTACGGGATTTGTATCAACAGCCTGGGGTGGCAAATACTTGCGATCGCGAAAGCGTCAAACAAGATTATTACGGCAATCTGTTTCCCCTAAATCCCGGTGGAATTATTCCTTTAGGCCCAGATATGGACAACCTTTTAGAACCACACGATCGCGGATGA
- a CDS encoding ImmA/IrrE family metallo-endopeptidase has product MPYRHPGEAYLSRCGALRSEADVFGYVEFLRGESGLIDEPPIDLECIYRHFGMPTPIRAPLDEQQGILVDSRTGIILIKENDPIVRQRFTEGHELMELLFDAHEQVKIGSVLPSWSGEYKERLCDRGAADLLMPESSFLPRLRDLGICLNTARSLANLYQTSLLATMVRMMQQGCGNYALVMWHCALKPREVKELSAKEISPQKKLRVWWRTQTKDWTGGFIPKDKSIPHNSLISYAYVSGQPYSGKEKIHLGWGFIDCDVEATPIQIGDKYCVLSLLRLGNV; this is encoded by the coding sequence ATGCCTTACCGCCATCCGGGAGAGGCGTATTTATCTCGCTGCGGCGCACTCCGTAGCGAGGCGGATGTGTTCGGCTACGTAGAATTTTTGCGGGGCGAGTCGGGATTGATTGACGAACCGCCGATCGATCTAGAGTGCATCTATCGACACTTCGGTATGCCAACACCCATACGTGCGCCTTTGGACGAACAGCAAGGAATTTTGGTAGATAGTCGGACGGGAATCATTTTAATTAAAGAAAATGACCCAATAGTAAGGCAGCGCTTTACAGAAGGTCACGAATTGATGGAATTACTCTTTGATGCTCACGAACAGGTGAAAATTGGTAGTGTTTTGCCTAGTTGGAGTGGAGAGTATAAAGAGCGATTATGCGATCGAGGTGCAGCAGATTTACTGATGCCAGAGTCGTCTTTTTTACCACGGTTGCGAGATTTGGGGATTTGTTTGAATACAGCGCGATCCCTAGCCAACCTCTACCAAACCTCCCTACTAGCAACTATGGTAAGAATGATGCAGCAAGGATGTGGCAACTACGCTTTGGTAATGTGGCATTGTGCGTTAAAACCAAGGGAAGTCAAGGAACTATCTGCCAAAGAAATTTCACCTCAAAAAAAGCTGCGGGTGTGGTGGCGCACCCAAACAAAAGATTGGACTGGCGGTTTTATTCCCAAAGATAAATCGATTCCCCACAATTCTTTGATTTCCTACGCTTATGTTAGTGGACAACCTTATAGCGGTAAAGAAAAAATACATTTAGGTTGGGGTTTTATTGACTGTGATGTAGAAGCAACCCCCATTCAAATTGGCGATAAATATTGTGTTTTATCTTTGTTGCGGTTAGGCAATGTTTGA